Genomic window (Cellulosilyticum lentocellum DSM 5427):
GGTTGCTTAATCATTTTGCCATTTTTAATAGGTGCCATGTTTTATATTGAAGTTTTCTCAAGACGTAGATGGGATGCTTACCGTAGCAAACGTTCTGTTATGAATGCTTTTACTCACGAAGACTTTTCTGGTATTAAGGTCGTAGAAGCTTATGCAGAAGAAAAGCAAACAGCAGGTAACTTCAAAGAAATCATTAGTGAACTTTCTTCTTCTTTTATTCATGCTGTCAAGCTTAATGATTTATTTTGGCCATTAGTTGATATTTCTGCTGGTCTAGGTGCTGTCTTAGTTTATATGTTTGGTTACCGATTGGTTACTTCTGGAGAAATTCAGATTGGTACTCTGCTGGCCTTTTCTATGTACGTAGGAATGTTTTGGAATCCTATTATGAATCTATGTAACTTTTATAATACGCTGATTTCTAACTTTTCAGCAGCTGACCGTATTTTTGATATTTTAGATGTAGAACCTACCATTTATAGTAAAACAGATGCACCTTCACTTTCTTCTATCGAAGGTGAAGTACGTTTTGAGCAAGTTTCCTTTGCTTATGATGAAAAAACGGAAGTGCTACGCAACGTGAATTTTATGATTAAACCTGGTGAAAGAATTGCTTTAGTAGGTCCTACTGGGGCTGGTAAAACAACTATTATATCTTTGATTAGCCGTTTTTATGATCCTACCGAGGGACGTATCTTAATTGACGGACATGATATTAAAGAAGTAGAGCTTGGTTCTTTAAGAGAGCAAATGGGCATTATGCTTCAAGATACCTTCCTGTTTTCTGATACCATTATGGAGAATATTCGCTATGGTAAGCTAGATGCTACGGACGAAGAGGTCATAGCTGCTGCTAAAGCTGTTCATGCTCATGACTTTATTATGCGCCTAGAAGATGGGTATCAAACGAAGATTAATGAAAGAGGTTCTAGACTTTCATTAGGGCAAAGACAACTATTAGCTTTTGCTAGAGCATTACTGGCTAATCCTCGTATTTTGATATTAGATGAAGCAACTTCTAATATTGATACACAAACAGAAACCTTAGTAGAAGAAGGAACAAAGGAACTTCTTAAAGGACGAACTTCCTTTATTATTGCTCACCGTTTATCTACCATTCGTGACTGCGATAAGATTATGGTGATTAACGACCTTAATATTGCTGAATGTGGGACACATGAGGAACTCATAGCGCAGAAGGGACTTTATTACAATTTATATAAAGCACAGTATCGCTTTTTAAGTGAAGGTGCATAATAAAGAGAAGCTATCGTAAAATAGTTCTTAGATACTAAAAAACATGTCTTCATTAAGCTTTAATGCTTCTTTGAAGACATGTTTTTGTATTTATTAATATATAGGGCATTTTACCCCTGAAGTAGCTCTTGCTGCTTCTTCTTACTTAGCTTAGACAATATTAAGTGGTATGACTTATCTAGGATGTTTTTCATCAATTCATCAGGAACATTCCCATCTGGTTTAATGGAATTCCAATGCTCTTTATTCATATAATAACCTGGAATAATATCAGCATACTGTTGCCTTAAAAAATCCCCCTCTAATGGATCTAATTTTAAAGTAATATAACAAGGTTTATCGCATTCATCCAAACAAATAGCTGCAAACATTTTATCCCCTAACAAATAACGTATCCAATTCCATTCCTTCTTCAAATCCTTAGTAACACCCTTTTTTTCTAGAAGATATTGATCAATCCATTCATATTTCATTTTCTTACACTCCTTTAAGTAAAAGATTTTACTTCGTATTACGAATATTGATATAAGTTCGACGATGAACTTCTTCTTTGATATACGACTTTCTCTAATTCCATACACTCTTCCCTCACTAATAATAGAAGTTCCCCAAATATGTTATTCCATGATATGTATTCTTTTTTTATCATATTGACTTCTTTGCTCGGGTTCTTGAGCCGTATAACCTAAATGAATTAAACCTAGTGGTACAATGTGTTTTTCTATACCTAAAATAGTTTGAACCTTTTTTACTGGTCTTACTTGTGGTTTTAACCCACACCAACAAGAACCAATACCTAAGGATGTTGCCCCGAGTAGAATATTCTCTATTGCTGCAGAGCAGTCTTGTATCCAAAAATCATTGAGCTGCAAAGCAAGTGCCCTTTTTGTGTTACCAGCAACAATAATAATAAGTGGTGACACATAGTCTGTATATTTTGTTACCTTCCTTAACTCTCCTCTAATACCTGCATTTTTAATAATGTAAAACTCCCACGGCCTTTTATTACAAGCACTTGGTCCACTCATAGCGTAGTGCGTTAAAGTATCTATGTCTTCATCTGCTATTTCCTTTGTTAGAAATTCTCTTGAACTCCTTCTTTTGTACATCACTTCCTCTAATTCCATACGTTTCCCCCTTACTAAGTGTAAATCATAAGCTTCTTTATTATAATTGTTTTCCCAACAGTCTTGTTCCACTATATGACTTAAGACCTTATGTATATTAAACCATATGTAAGCTAATTGTCGCATTACTGCCCTGATAGTTTCTTTAAAGTATCACCTGTTACACGATAGGTGGTCCATTCTTCCATAGGTGTTGCCCCTAATGATAAATAAAAGTCAATACTTGGTTTATTCCAGTCTAGACATGACCATTCTAGGCGACCACAGCCACGCTCTATAGTAATCTTTGCTAATTGCTTTAAAATCGCTTTCCCGTAGCCTTTACCACGATATTCTGGAAGCACAAATAAATCTTCTAAATAAATACCTGCTTGTCCAAGAAAAGTAGAAAAATGATAAAAGAATAAAGCAAATCCTACCTCTTTTTCGTCTTCCATAACAAAAAACACTTCTGCCTTCTTCTCTTTAAATAGCCAGTATTGGAGCACTTCTTCTGTAGCAACTACTTCCTTTAACATTTTCTCGTATTCTGCTAAATCTTTAATAAAGCTCAGAATTAAAGCTACATCCTTTTCTTCTGCATATCTAAATCTTGGTCCACTATTCATCTTGAGCATTCCTCCTTTAATCAGCCACTTCTAAATGACTATGAGATAGTGTTTCATCAATAATAATTTGCTTATTTGTATTCCAGACTTTTAATTTTTCTTTTGAATAACGTGCCTCGCACCAAGTAATGATCTTTTTCATTTCTTCTATGAAAAAGGCTGCATCATCTTGATCTGAAAATTTAAAAACGTATTTACTTCCTTTTCTAGAATACAACGATGCCCTTATTTCCTCTCTAGAAACCCCCTCATTATGTCTTAAATAAAACCACACGATATCTGATAACTTAATGATACGTTTCTTTTTAATATCTATTAGCCATTCTTTACTAAAATAGCATCCTTTATTAGAATAGATCCATACCTCTTTTTCAATCTGCTGAAATAAATCTTCTAAATCACCATACTGCTTACAAGCTTCTCTTATCCCCTTATACCATTTTAAATTGATAAATACTATAAGTTGCTTTAACCACATTAAAAAAATGCCTGTAAATATTATACCTGCTAAGTAAAGGAAGTATCTTTTTATCTGTATGTCATCTTCATCTGTAATGATTAACATAGTGGGTGTAAAATCATCTCGGGTAAGTTCTACACCTTGAGTCTTTAAGTATTGTATGTAATCATCTAACATTTCATCAGCCAAACCACCCTTACTTTTTTCTATTCTATTAGCAATACGATTAGTTGTATCAAACTCTTCTGGGTCATATGTTAAACTTGGGCATAAACAAATCACAACTTGATTGCCTACATATCCCCAATACATACTGATAACTTTATGCCTTCCAATAAAAGTCCCATTCCTGTACCATTGGTTTTCAATATATCCACCTGTCCTATATAAAGTTAATTCTTCTATATTGCAGACCGGTGGAAATACTCTTGTAAAATAGTTCTCATTATCTCCATTTTCTCTTAAAACAAAGGGTTTATCCAATATTGACTCTGCATAGTCCTTTCCTAAAAACATGATAACAACCATGCTACTAACAATAATTCCCCCTACTATTACTTTTAAAAGCATACCTTTCTTCATTAAGGCTTTTATTGTACCCTGTGGCATTGCTCCCCCTCCTTAATTTAACCCCTAAATTCATCTTAAACTCCCTCTACTTACTCCTAAATAGTGGTTCTTTACAGCTAATCATTTTATTTTGCATATCTACTTCAACTTCAATCCCATAGGGAATAATGCATTTAGGGTGTGCATGCCCAAAATTCACATTGTAAACAATTGGTAAATTAGCATTATCTACTACCTTACAATACACCGACTTGTATGCTTCATAATAAGTTTCATCTTGTGGTTTTCCTACAAGAA
Coding sequences:
- a CDS encoding GNAT family N-acetyltransferase, with product MNSGPRFRYAEEKDVALILSFIKDLAEYEKMLKEVVATEEVLQYWLFKEKKAEVFFVMEDEKEVGFALFFYHFSTFLGQAGIYLEDLFVLPEYRGKGYGKAILKQLAKITIERGCGRLEWSCLDWNKPSIDFYLSLGATPMEEWTTYRVTGDTLKKLSGQ
- a CDS encoding nitroreductase family protein, with translation MELEEVMYKRRSSREFLTKEIADEDIDTLTHYAMSGPSACNKRPWEFYIIKNAGIRGELRKVTKYTDYVSPLIIIVAGNTKRALALQLNDFWIQDCSAAIENILLGATSLGIGSCWCGLKPQVRPVKKVQTILGIEKHIVPLGLIHLGYTAQEPEQRSQYDKKRIHIME
- a CDS encoding ABC transporter ATP-binding protein, translated to MSANNIRKEEKVLSRSKSQLIKRLLGYLKPYKRKSAIVISLMILVMLCNLINPLLLGRAIDTYVADKNVNGLLIMGLFLCACNLAAWGFSKIRYILVAEVSNKILVEIRHQLYTHIQGLSFNFFDSRPVGKILARIMGDVNALQNLFTQSIQSLIPELLTLVGISCFMLALNVKLALGCLIILPFLIGAMFYIEVFSRRRWDAYRSKRSVMNAFTHEDFSGIKVVEAYAEEKQTAGNFKEIISELSSSFIHAVKLNDLFWPLVDISAGLGAVLVYMFGYRLVTSGEIQIGTLLAFSMYVGMFWNPIMNLCNFYNTLISNFSAADRIFDILDVEPTIYSKTDAPSLSSIEGEVRFEQVSFAYDEKTEVLRNVNFMIKPGERIALVGPTGAGKTTIISLISRFYDPTEGRILIDGHDIKEVELGSLREQMGIMLQDTFLFSDTIMENIRYGKLDATDEEVIAAAKAVHAHDFIMRLEDGYQTKINERGSRLSLGQRQLLAFARALLANPRILILDEATSNIDTQTETLVEEGTKELLKGRTSFIIAHRLSTIRDCDKIMVINDLNIAECGTHEELIAQKGLYYNLYKAQYRFLSEGA
- a CDS encoding MmcQ/YjbR family DNA-binding protein, which codes for MKYEWIDQYLLEKKGVTKDLKKEWNWIRYLLGDKMFAAICLDECDKPCYITLKLDPLEGDFLRQQYADIIPGYYMNKEHWNSIKPDGNVPDELMKNILDKSYHLILSKLSKKKQQELLQG